The following are encoded together in the Actinomycetota bacterium genome:
- a CDS encoding DUF4157 domain-containing protein has protein sequence MVAAPAVAPAEGWKPSAVPAEMIQRCGQHPCSGDCSGDQEEEMPSVQRFATGDGGHRFGLVSVLSGPPPGRARTVSEPGDRWEREADRVADTALSSLDGATGATPAEGVDAPTPEPAGPSAEAPGPAQPAPQGPGPEAEPTAETAPAPSLIVEDDAENVAPGQMRKTPFLDAVRAAVCEAADAELAAAGRSTEGCPYVERAFSYYAGRGASQVERAVRRYAPESQAASSASAYVGAVVSRVRQAVSIWARIGELGGVPEDIPEEALAGEGGAAGSAQGSGSAGAAVAPGGAPRVLFKRRNATAAYSPDPAGIRSQLGSGAPLDAGVRSRMEPVLSHDFSRVRVHADGAAGALASDLDARAFTVGQHVAFGAGEYNPGTVAGDALIAHELAHVIQQEGAAQAPGVASARSDHSMGMGEESWAEDPLEHDADLAAVGAMGSLWARSKDAVARAAHLAGPRLRTGLRLQGCRSKPTNQTPEGVGLGPTDTSKKFCMKPGSFTATTGINQNTTAKAEGRQDIYFEGVNSGTEDGKTCSCDCGLYRHHVRGYYRSGSATDPKHYDVTSCGHALTLDETTFSEEWTSCIGDLDPDPCKWHYADAPGWDVSEGNYIELKEGFRYEVWDRCQGKSVAADGRTVTLSGDKSPRAITWTSP, from the coding sequence ATGGTGGCGGCGCCGGCCGTCGCCCCGGCCGAGGGATGGAAGCCCTCCGCTGTTCCAGCCGAGATGATCCAGCGATGCGGCCAGCACCCTTGCTCCGGCGATTGCTCGGGGGACCAGGAGGAGGAGATGCCCTCCGTCCAGCGCTTCGCCACCGGGGACGGCGGGCATCGGTTCGGTCTGGTCTCCGTGCTTTCGGGGCCCCCACCGGGCCGGGCCCGGACCGTGAGCGAGCCGGGCGACCGGTGGGAGCGGGAGGCGGACCGCGTTGCGGACACGGCCCTGAGCTCCCTGGACGGGGCCACCGGCGCGACCCCGGCCGAGGGAGTGGACGCTCCCACTCCGGAGCCGGCCGGGCCGAGCGCCGAGGCCCCGGGACCCGCGCAGCCGGCGCCCCAGGGACCGGGACCGGAAGCGGAGCCCACCGCGGAGACAGCCCCCGCTCCATCGCTGATCGTGGAGGACGACGCGGAGAACGTCGCCCCGGGGCAGATGCGCAAGACGCCGTTCCTGGACGCGGTGCGCGCGGCGGTGTGCGAGGCCGCGGACGCCGAGCTGGCCGCTGCCGGCAGGAGCACGGAAGGATGCCCGTACGTGGAGCGGGCGTTCTCCTACTACGCGGGCCGAGGAGCCTCCCAGGTTGAACGAGCGGTCCGGCGGTACGCTCCCGAGTCCCAGGCCGCGAGCTCCGCGAGCGCGTACGTCGGCGCCGTGGTGTCTCGGGTCAGGCAGGCCGTCTCCATCTGGGCCAGGATCGGCGAGCTGGGCGGCGTCCCCGAGGACATCCCGGAGGAGGCCCTGGCGGGGGAAGGCGGCGCCGCCGGATCGGCGCAGGGTTCTGGGAGCGCAGGGGCCGCCGTGGCTCCCGGTGGGGCCCCGAGGGTCCTGTTCAAGCGAAGGAACGCGACGGCAGCGTACAGCCCGGATCCCGCCGGCATCCGGTCGCAGCTCGGGTCCGGAGCTCCACTCGACGCGGGGGTTCGGTCCCGGATGGAGCCCGTGCTCTCCCACGACTTCTCCCGGGTCCGGGTGCACGCGGACGGCGCCGCCGGCGCGCTGGCCAGCGACCTCGACGCCAGGGCGTTCACCGTCGGCCAGCATGTGGCTTTCGGGGCGGGCGAGTACAACCCCGGAACGGTGGCCGGCGACGCGCTCATCGCCCACGAGCTGGCCCACGTGATCCAGCAGGAAGGAGCGGCGCAGGCCCCAGGGGTGGCGAGCGCCAGGTCCGACCACTCGATGGGAATGGGAGAGGAGTCCTGGGCCGAGGATCCGCTGGAGCACGACGCCGACCTTGCCGCGGTGGGCGCGATGGGGTCCCTATGGGCCAGGAGCAAGGACGCGGTGGCGCGAGCCGCGCACCTGGCGGGACCCCGCCTCCGGACCGGCCTGCGGCTCCAGGGATGTCGCTCCAAGCCCACCAACCAGACCCCCGAGGGCGTGGGCCTCGGGCCCACCGACACGTCGAAGAAGTTCTGCATGAAGCCCGGAAGCTTCACCGCGACGACCGGGATCAATCAGAACACAACGGCCAAGGCTGAAGGACGACAGGACATCTACTTCGAGGGAGTGAATTCCGGGACTGAGGACGGGAAGACGTGTTCGTGCGACTGTGGCCTCTACCGCCACCACGTGAGGGGTTACTACCGGTCGGGTAGTGCGACCGACCCCAAGCACTACGACGTCACCTCATGCGGGCATGCCCTGACCCTCGACGAGACGACATTTTCGGAGGAGTGGACGAGCTGCATCGGGGACCTCGACCCGGACCCGTGCAAGTGGCACTACGCGGACGCGCCCGGGTGGGACGTCAGCGAGGGTAACTACATTGAGCTCAAGGAGGGCTTCCGGTACGAAGTCTGGGACCGGTGCCAGGGCAAATCGGTGGCCGCCGACGGCAGGACGGTCACCCTCAGCGGGGACAAGTCGCCGCGGGCGATCACGTGGACGTCGCCGTGA